One Meleagris gallopavo isolate NT-WF06-2002-E0010 breed Aviagen turkey brand Nicholas breeding stock chromosome 11, Turkey_5.1, whole genome shotgun sequence genomic region harbors:
- the LOC100546662 gene encoding vitamin K-dependent protein C-like produces MWKLITIGVLLAASSLPVCHTSIFYSYKDANQVLKIQKRANSFLEEVKPGSLERECREETCDFEEASEIFETKEATLEFWNKYVDGDQCAQKPCSNGACKDNIGSYSCICDKGWEGAQCNYEVKYNNCSVDNGGCQHFCKEDPAKQCRYCSCASGYQLTNDHNMCAPVVEFPCGRVKMDYLEGKAEFNIRLIGGNSGGRGFSPWQVMLQNLKGKFLCGGVLIHPSWVLTAAHCVETGETLKVRLGMEKIQPFFFKHLFENFQLTSPQKKEQWVIKAKVPLDGEAGCLGST; encoded by the exons ATGTGGAAGCTCATCACTATAggggtgctgctggctgccagtTCCTTACCAGTGTGCCATACCTCGA TATTTTACAGCTACAAGGATGCAAACCAAGTCCTGAAGATCCAAAAGAGGGCCAACTCTTTCCTGGAGGAGGTGAAACCAGGCTCTCTGGAACGTGAGTGCCGCGAGGAGACGTGCGACTTTGAGGAGGCCAGTGAGATATTTGAAACCAAGGAAGCCACA CTAGAGTTTTGGAACAAATATGTAG atggagatcagtgTGCACAGAAGCCTTGTTCCAATGGGGCCTGCAAGGACAACATTGGATCGTATTCCTGCATCTGTGACAAAGGCTGGGAGGGAGCTCAGTGCAATTATG aggTCAAATACAATAACTGTTCTGTGGATAATGGAGGATGTCAGCATTTCTGCAAGGAAGACCCTGCCAAGCAGTGCCGCTACTGCAGCTGTGCGTCTGGCTATCAGCTGACGAACGACCATAACATGTGCGCACCTGTAG TGGAGTTCCCCTGTGGACGAGTGAAAATGGACTACCTTGAAGGCAAAGCAGAATTCAATATTCGGCTTATTGGGGGAAACTCAGGAGGAAGGGGTTTTAGCCCTTGGCAG gtTATGCTGCAAAATCTGAAAGGGAAATTTCTGTGTGGAGGTGTTCTCATCCATCCCTCTTGGGTCCTAACAGCTGCACACTGCGTCGAGACAGGAGAGACTCTCAAAGTAAGACTTGGTATGGAAAAAATCcagccctttttttttaagcacctCTTTGAAAATTTCCAGCTTACATCACCTCAGAAGAAAGAACAGTGGGTTATAAAGGCAaaagtccctctggatggaGAAGCGGGTTGTCTAGGAAGTACTTAG